Proteins encoded together in one Mycobacterium noviomagense window:
- a CDS encoding acetyl-CoA acetyltransferase, with protein sequence MSVDPHRTVVVGVGQAAERIDDRYYRAMSAVELAAAAARAALEDCGADFAKVAAAIDTVAGVRQFEISGPAQPVLGKSNNYPRSVAQRIGADPGRAILEIVGGQGPQHLINELAAEIAAGRCEAVLIFGSDATSTSRYFAESDNRPDFSETVEGSLEDRGYGLEGIISRYTVIHGLVDAPTQYALLENARRAGTGLSPADYLRSMGELFAPFTKVAAANPFAAAPVERSVEELITVTESNRMISDPYPRLLVARDQVNQGAAALLMSVGAAQRLGVPEENWVYLHGHADLAEQSLLDRPDLGHAPSAVMAVQEALRVAGIGIDGVAAFDLYSCFPVPVFNICDGMGIAPDDPRGLTLTGGLPFFGGAGNNYSMHAVAETVIRMRSAPGQFGLVGANGGIMSKYSVGVYSTTPVEWKPDRSAELQTQIAAAPTVAVTEHADGPATIETYTVRRDNGRLTGIIIGRLDADNSRFLATTEDDELIALLTDGDPLGQPVSVRSFDYGNRCSL encoded by the coding sequence ATGAGCGTCGATCCGCACCGGACCGTCGTCGTCGGTGTCGGGCAAGCAGCCGAGCGCATCGATGACCGGTACTACCGCGCGATGTCGGCCGTGGAGTTGGCCGCCGCAGCTGCCCGGGCCGCACTAGAAGATTGCGGCGCCGATTTCGCCAAGGTGGCCGCGGCAATCGACACGGTGGCCGGTGTCCGCCAATTCGAGATCTCCGGGCCGGCTCAGCCGGTGTTGGGCAAGTCGAACAACTATCCGCGGTCGGTGGCTCAGCGCATCGGCGCCGATCCCGGCCGCGCCATCCTGGAGATCGTCGGTGGCCAGGGCCCGCAGCACCTGATCAACGAACTGGCCGCGGAGATCGCCGCGGGCCGCTGCGAGGCGGTCCTGATCTTCGGCTCGGACGCCACCTCGACCAGCCGCTACTTCGCTGAATCCGACAACCGGCCGGACTTCTCCGAGACGGTCGAGGGCTCGCTGGAAGACCGCGGCTACGGTCTGGAAGGAATCATCAGCCGCTACACGGTGATCCACGGCCTGGTGGACGCTCCGACCCAGTACGCGCTGCTGGAAAACGCCCGACGGGCCGGCACCGGTTTGAGCCCGGCCGACTACCTGCGATCGATGGGCGAGCTGTTCGCGCCGTTCACCAAGGTGGCCGCCGCCAACCCGTTCGCGGCCGCGCCCGTCGAACGCAGCGTCGAGGAGCTGATCACGGTCACCGAAAGCAACCGGATGATCTCCGACCCGTATCCCCGGCTGCTCGTCGCCCGCGACCAGGTGAACCAGGGGGCCGCCGCGCTGCTGATGTCGGTGGGAGCAGCGCAGCGGCTGGGGGTGCCGGAGGAGAACTGGGTGTATCTGCACGGCCATGCCGATCTGGCCGAGCAGAGTCTTTTGGACCGGCCCGATCTCGGACATGCCCCCTCGGCGGTGATGGCGGTGCAGGAGGCGCTCAGAGTCGCCGGCATCGGGATCGACGGCGTCGCCGCCTTCGACCTGTACAGCTGCTTTCCGGTGCCGGTGTTCAACATCTGCGACGGTATGGGCATCGCACCCGACGACCCGCGGGGGCTCACCCTGACCGGCGGGCTGCCGTTCTTCGGCGGGGCCGGCAACAACTACTCGATGCACGCCGTCGCGGAGACAGTCATCCGAATGCGGAGCGCGCCAGGCCAATTCGGCCTCGTCGGCGCGAACGGCGGCATCATGAGCAAGTACTCGGTCGGCGTCTACTCGACGACGCCGGTGGAGTGGAAACCCGATCGCAGTGCCGAGCTGCAGACGCAGATCGCCGCGGCGCCCACCGTGGCTGTCACCGAACACGCCGACGGTCCGGCCACCATCGAGACCTACACCGTCCGCCGGGACAACGGGCGTCTGACCGGGATCATCATCGGTCGGCTCGACGCCGACAACAGCCGGTTCCTTGCGACCACCGAGGACGACGAGCTGATTGCGCTGCTCACCGACGGCGATCCGCTCGGGCAGCCGGTCTCCGTGCGCTCCTTCGACTACGGCAACCGCTGCAGTCTCTAG
- the sucD gene encoding succinate--CoA ligase subunit alpha, with translation MTIFLTKDNKVIVQGITGSEATVHTARMLKAGTQIVGGVNARKAGTTVTHEDKGGRIVELPVFGSVAEAMKETGADVSIIFVPPKFAKDAIIEAVDAEIPLLVVITEGIPVQDTAYAWAYNVEHGHKTRIIGPNCPGIISPGQSLVGITPANITGPGPIGLVSKSGTLTYQMMYELRDLGFSTSIGIGGDPVIGTTHIDAIEAFEKDPETKIIVMIGEIGGDAEERAADYIKANVSKPVIGYVAGFTAPEGKTMGHAGAIVSGSSGTAAAKKEALEAAGVQVGKTPSETAALARKTLQSL, from the coding sequence ATGACAATCTTTCTGACCAAGGACAACAAGGTCATCGTCCAAGGCATCACCGGGAGCGAAGCCACGGTTCACACCGCCCGGATGCTCAAGGCGGGCACCCAGATCGTCGGCGGCGTCAACGCGCGCAAGGCTGGCACCACCGTCACCCACGAGGACAAGGGCGGCAGGATCGTCGAGCTGCCGGTGTTCGGCAGCGTCGCCGAGGCGATGAAAGAGACCGGCGCCGACGTGTCGATCATCTTCGTGCCGCCCAAGTTCGCCAAGGACGCGATCATCGAGGCGGTCGACGCCGAGATCCCGTTGCTGGTGGTGATCACCGAGGGAATCCCGGTGCAGGACACCGCGTATGCGTGGGCCTACAACGTCGAGCACGGCCATAAGACCCGCATCATCGGTCCGAACTGTCCCGGCATCATCAGCCCCGGCCAGTCGCTGGTCGGGATAACCCCGGCAAACATCACGGGACCCGGCCCGATCGGTCTGGTGTCCAAGTCGGGCACGTTGACCTACCAGATGATGTACGAGCTGCGTGATCTCGGCTTTTCCACCTCGATCGGCATCGGGGGCGACCCGGTGATCGGTACCACCCACATCGACGCCATCGAAGCGTTCGAGAAGGACCCGGAGACCAAGATCATCGTGATGATCGGCGAGATCGGCGGTGACGCCGAGGAACGCGCAGCCGACTACATCAAGGCCAACGTCTCGAAGCCGGTCATCGGCTATGTCGCGGGATTCACTGCGCCGGAGGGCAAGACGATGGGTCATGCCGGGGCGATCGTGTCGGGCTCGTCGGGCACCGCCGCCGCCAAAAAGGAAGCCCTCGAGGCGGCCGGTGTCCAGGTCGGCAAGACGCCGTCGGAGACCGCTGCGCTGGCCCGGAAGACTCTGCAGAGCCTGTAG
- the sucC gene encoding ADP-forming succinate--CoA ligase subunit beta, which translates to MDLFEYQAKELFAKHNVPTTPGRVTDSSDGAKAIAEEIGRPVMVKAQVKTGGRGKAGGVKYAATPEDAYTHARNILGLDIKGHVVKKLLVSEASDIAEEYYISFLLDRANRTYLAMCSVEGGMEIEEVAATKPERLAKVPVSAVKGVDRAFARSIAEQGHLPSEVLDAAAVTIHKLWELFVAEDATLVEVNPLVRTPDDQILALDAKITLDGNAAFRQPGHAEFEDRDATDPLELKAKENDLNYVKLDGQVGIIGNGAGLVMSTLDVVAYAGEKHGGVKPANFLDIGGGASAEVMAAGLDVVLGDEQVKSVFVNVFGGITACDAVANGIVSALQMLGDTATKPLVVRLDGNNVEEGRRILAEANHPLVTVVPTMDEAADKAAELASA; encoded by the coding sequence ATGGATCTTTTCGAGTATCAGGCGAAGGAGTTGTTCGCCAAGCACAACGTGCCCACCACCCCGGGGCGGGTGACCGACAGCTCCGACGGCGCCAAGGCGATCGCTGAGGAAATCGGACGGCCGGTCATGGTCAAAGCGCAGGTCAAGACCGGGGGACGCGGCAAGGCCGGCGGTGTGAAATACGCCGCTACCCCTGAGGACGCCTACACGCACGCCCGCAACATTCTCGGTCTGGACATCAAGGGCCACGTTGTGAAGAAACTGCTGGTCTCCGAGGCCAGCGACATAGCCGAGGAGTACTACATCTCGTTCCTGCTCGACCGCGCCAACCGCACCTACCTGGCCATGTGCTCGGTGGAGGGCGGCATGGAGATCGAAGAGGTCGCCGCCACCAAACCGGAGCGGCTGGCCAAGGTTCCGGTCAGCGCGGTCAAGGGCGTCGACCGGGCCTTCGCGCGGTCGATCGCCGAGCAGGGTCACCTGCCGAGCGAGGTGCTCGACGCCGCCGCGGTCACCATCCACAAGCTGTGGGAGCTGTTCGTCGCCGAGGACGCCACCCTGGTAGAGGTCAACCCGCTGGTGCGCACTCCCGACGACCAGATCCTGGCGCTGGACGCCAAGATCACCCTTGACGGCAACGCCGCTTTCCGTCAGCCCGGTCACGCCGAGTTCGAAGACCGCGACGCCACCGATCCGCTGGAGCTCAAAGCCAAGGAAAACGACCTCAACTACGTCAAGCTCGACGGCCAGGTCGGCATCATCGGCAACGGCGCGGGTTTGGTGATGTCGACGCTGGACGTCGTGGCGTACGCCGGGGAAAAGCACGGCGGGGTCAAGCCGGCCAACTTTCTCGACATCGGCGGCGGCGCCTCGGCAGAAGTGATGGCCGCGGGGCTCGACGTGGTGCTGGGCGACGAGCAGGTCAAGAGCGTGTTCGTCAATGTGTTCGGCGGCATCACCGCCTGCGACGCGGTGGCCAACGGCATCGTGTCGGCGCTGCAGATGCTCGGCGACACCGCGACCAAACCGCTGGTGGTGCGGCTCGACGGCAACAACGTCGAGGAAGGCCGCCGCATCTTGGCCGAGGCGAACCACCCCCTCGTGACGGTGGTACCGACCATGGACGAGGCCGCCGACAAAGCCGCTGAGTTGGCGAGCGCCTGA
- a CDS encoding M23 family metallopeptidase translates to MTQHRLARSPASGASRRSTHRLSDLDRNEITDIIPFNEFGSLDDLDFSDNSAFDKEVQVLRAPELDDLHDTDNLTPLWLAAPSEFEPDPGIERCTDDDPYLGFDGLDDDADTTAIPWRRGQHRKPASSAVKGRVLISAMAAGAAAAAAHSATHPSHTAKTETVLAADASSINGGAVSSSARGMQMVTVRPAANVVVHNEELAKGVAFAQERAQREARLQQPLFVMPTKGIFTSGFGYRWGVLHAGIDLANSIGTPILAVSDGVVIDAGPTAGYGMWVKLRHADGTVTLYGHVNTTLVSVGQRVMAGDQIATMGNRGDSTGPHLHFEVLLGGTTRVDPVPWLAQRGLSVGNYAG, encoded by the coding sequence TTGACCCAGCATCGACTTGCCCGGTCTCCTGCATCAGGAGCCTCTCGCCGATCCACCCACCGCTTGTCAGACCTCGATCGCAACGAGATCACCGACATCATCCCCTTCAACGAGTTCGGCAGCCTCGACGACCTGGACTTCAGCGACAACTCCGCCTTCGACAAGGAAGTGCAGGTGCTGCGGGCGCCTGAACTCGACGACCTGCACGACACCGACAACCTGACGCCGCTGTGGTTGGCCGCTCCGAGCGAGTTCGAGCCGGATCCTGGTATCGAGCGCTGCACCGACGACGACCCGTATCTGGGCTTCGACGGGCTGGATGACGATGCCGACACGACCGCGATCCCGTGGCGGCGCGGCCAGCATCGCAAGCCGGCGAGCAGTGCGGTAAAAGGCCGGGTACTGATCTCGGCGATGGCGGCGGGTGCCGCGGCCGCGGCCGCGCACTCTGCGACCCATCCGTCCCACACCGCCAAGACCGAGACGGTGCTGGCCGCTGACGCGTCGTCCATCAACGGCGGGGCCGTGAGCAGCTCGGCGCGCGGGATGCAGATGGTGACCGTGCGACCGGCCGCCAACGTCGTCGTGCACAACGAGGAACTCGCCAAAGGCGTGGCCTTCGCCCAAGAACGCGCTCAGCGCGAGGCACGACTGCAGCAACCACTGTTCGTCATGCCGACCAAGGGCATCTTCACGTCGGGCTTCGGATACCGCTGGGGCGTCCTGCACGCCGGCATCGACCTGGCGAACTCCATCGGCACCCCCATCCTGGCGGTGTCCGACGGAGTGGTCATCGACGCCGGACCCACCGCCGGGTACGGAATGTGGGTCAAGCTGCGCCACGCCGACGGAACGGTCACGCTCTACGGTCACGTCAACACGACGTTGGTCAGCGTCGGCCAGCGTGTGATGGCCGGCGATCAGATTGCCACCATGGGCAACCGCGGCGATTCCACCGGGCCGCACCTGCATTTCGAGGTGCTGCTAGGCGGCACCACCCGCGTCGACCCAGTGCCGTGGTTGGCCCAACGGGGTCTTAGCGTCGGCAACTACGCCGGCTAA
- the pcrA gene encoding DNA helicase PcrA — translation MTIRVTDARPAPEAEQLLDGLNPQQRQAVLHEGSPLLIVAGAGSGKTAVLTRRIAYLMAARDVGVGQILAITFTNKAAAEMRDRVVQLVGPRARSMWVSTFHSMCVRILRNHASLIPGLNSNFSIYDADDSRRLLQMIGRDMGLDIKRYSPRLLANRISNLKNELIDAEKATASVSEGTDDLARTVAAVYAEYQRRLRAANALDFDDLISETVGILQTFPQIAQHYRRRFRHILVDEYQDTNHAQYVLVRELVGRDVEDDVPPGELCVVGDADQSIYAFRGATIRNIEDFERDYPDATTILLEQNYRSTQNILSAANSVIARNSGRRDKRLWTDAGSGELIVGYVADNEHDEARFVAEEIDALVERGEITYNDVAVFYRTNNSSRSLEEVFIRAGIPYKVVGGVRFYERKEIRDIVAYLRVLDNPGDAVSLRRILNTPRRGIGDRAEACVAVYAENTGASFADALQAAAEGKVPMLNARAEKAIAGFVELLDDLRGRLDDDLGELVEAVLNRTGYRAELEASTDPQDLARLDNLNELVSVAHEFSTDQANAAALDESLHTPEDEDVPDTSVLAQFLERVSLVADADEIPEHSAGVVTLMTLHTAKGLEFPVVFVTGWEDGMFPHMRALDDPAELSEERRLAYVGITRARQRLYVSRAKIRSSWGQPMLNPESRFLREIPQELIDWRRTDPTPSFSAPVSGAGRFGAPRPSPARSTAGKRPLLVLEPGDRVSHDKYGLGRVEEVSGVGESAMSLIDFGSSGRVKLMHNHAPLTKL, via the coding sequence ATGACCATTCGCGTGACCGACGCCCGGCCAGCCCCGGAGGCAGAGCAGCTCCTCGACGGCCTCAACCCGCAGCAGCGCCAAGCCGTGCTGCATGAGGGCTCGCCGCTGCTGATCGTCGCCGGTGCCGGCTCGGGAAAAACGGCGGTGCTGACCCGCCGCATCGCTTACCTGATGGCTGCGCGCGATGTCGGCGTCGGGCAGATATTGGCCATCACCTTCACCAACAAGGCCGCCGCGGAGATGCGCGACCGCGTGGTGCAGCTGGTCGGCCCGCGCGCCCGCAGCATGTGGGTGTCGACATTTCACTCGATGTGCGTGCGGATCCTGCGCAACCACGCCTCGCTCATTCCGGGCTTGAACTCCAATTTCTCCATCTATGACGCCGATGACTCCCGACGTCTGCTGCAGATGATCGGCAGAGACATGGGGCTCGATATCAAGCGGTACTCGCCGCGGCTGCTGGCTAACCGCATTTCCAACCTGAAGAACGAGCTGATCGACGCCGAAAAGGCCACGGCCAGTGTCTCGGAGGGCACCGACGACCTCGCCCGCACGGTTGCCGCCGTCTACGCCGAATACCAGCGTCGGCTGCGGGCGGCCAACGCGCTCGACTTCGACGACCTCATTTCGGAGACCGTCGGGATATTGCAGACTTTCCCTCAGATCGCCCAGCACTACCGGCGGCGGTTTCGGCACATCCTGGTCGACGAGTACCAGGACACCAACCACGCCCAGTACGTGCTGGTGCGGGAATTGGTCGGCCGCGACGTGGAAGACGACGTCCCTCCCGGCGAGTTGTGTGTGGTCGGTGACGCCGACCAGTCGATCTACGCGTTCCGCGGCGCCACCATCCGCAACATCGAGGACTTCGAACGCGACTACCCGGACGCCACCACGATCCTGCTGGAACAGAACTACCGCTCCACGCAAAACATTCTGTCGGCGGCCAATTCGGTGATCGCCCGCAACTCCGGGCGTCGCGACAAGCGACTGTGGACCGACGCCGGCAGTGGCGAGCTGATCGTCGGCTACGTCGCCGACAACGAACACGACGAGGCCAGGTTCGTCGCCGAGGAGATCGACGCACTCGTCGAGCGCGGCGAGATCACCTACAACGATGTGGCCGTCTTCTACCGGACCAACAACTCTTCGCGGTCGCTGGAAGAGGTCTTCATCCGCGCCGGCATCCCTTACAAAGTCGTTGGGGGAGTGCGGTTTTACGAGCGCAAAGAGATCCGCGACATCGTTGCGTACTTGCGGGTGCTGGACAACCCGGGCGACGCGGTCAGCCTGCGACGCATCCTCAACACACCGCGTCGCGGCATCGGTGATCGCGCCGAGGCCTGTGTGGCGGTGTACGCCGAGAACACCGGCGCCAGCTTCGCCGACGCCCTGCAGGCCGCCGCCGAAGGCAAAGTCCCGATGCTCAATGCCCGCGCGGAGAAGGCGATCGCGGGTTTTGTCGAGTTGCTCGACGATCTGCGCGGCCGCCTCGACGACGACCTCGGTGAGCTGGTGGAGGCGGTGCTGAACCGGACTGGTTACCGCGCCGAACTCGAAGCTTCCACCGACCCACAGGATTTGGCCCGGCTGGACAACCTCAACGAACTTGTCAGCGTCGCACACGAATTCAGCACCGACCAGGCCAACGCCGCCGCGCTCGACGAGTCGTTGCACACCCCGGAAGACGAAGACGTGCCCGACACCAGCGTGCTGGCGCAGTTCCTCGAACGGGTGTCGCTGGTCGCCGACGCTGACGAGATTCCGGAGCACAGCGCGGGCGTGGTGACGCTGATGACCTTGCACACCGCCAAGGGGCTGGAGTTCCCGGTGGTGTTCGTTACCGGTTGGGAGGACGGGATGTTCCCGCACATGCGGGCGCTGGATGATCCCGCCGAGCTCTCCGAGGAACGGCGGCTGGCCTACGTCGGCATCACCCGGGCCCGGCAACGGCTCTACGTCAGCCGCGCGAAAATCCGGTCGTCGTGGGGACAGCCGATGCTCAACCCCGAATCTCGGTTCCTGCGCGAAATCCCACAAGAGCTCATCGACTGGCGGCGCACGGATCCGACTCCGTCGTTCAGTGCACCGGTGAGCGGCGCCGGCCGCTTCGGCGCCCCACGCCCCTCTCCGGCTCGCTCAACCGCGGGAAAGCGCCCACTGCTAGTGCTTGAGCCCGGCGACCGGGTCTCCCACGACAAGTACGGGCTGGGTCGGGTGGAGGAAGTGTCCGGGGTTGGCGAATCGGCGATGTCGCTGATCGACTTCGGCAGCTCCGGGCGCGTCAAGCTGATGCACAACCACGCCCCGCTCACCAAGCTGTAA
- a CDS encoding chorismate mutase yields the protein MRADSPHNENSETKPMETEELPDIDELRQEIDRLDAEILAAVKRRTEVSREIGKRRMASGGTRLVHSREMKVIERYSELGPDGKDLAMLLLRMGRGRLGH from the coding sequence ATGAGAGCAGATTCCCCACACAACGAGAATTCGGAGACGAAACCCATGGAAACCGAAGAGCTTCCAGACATTGACGAGCTGCGCCAAGAGATCGACCGCCTCGACGCCGAGATCCTGGCCGCAGTCAAACGCCGCACCGAGGTCTCCAGAGAAATCGGTAAACGCCGGATGGCGTCAGGCGGCACCCGGCTGGTACACAGTCGCGAAATGAAGGTCATCGAGCGCTACAGCGAACTCGGTCCCGACGGCAAGGACCTGGCGATGCTGCTGCTGCGGATGGGCCGGGGCCGGCTCGGACACTGA
- the pgi gene encoding glucose-6-phosphate isomerase has protein sequence MTSVQQIPDITATEAWHALRRHHDEIKDTHLRQLFADDPGRGREFTVTVGDLYIDYSKHRITRETLTLLTDLARAANLEQRRDEMFAGKHINTSEDRAVLHTALRLPRDAGLVVDGQNVVEDVHAVLDRMGDFTDRLRSGEWTGATGKRISTVINIGIGGSDLGPVMVYQALRHYVDAGISARFVSNVDPADLTAKLADLDPATTLFIVSSKTFSTLETLTNATAARRWLTDALGDDAVAKHFVAVSTNKERVADFGIDTANMFGFWDWVGGRYSVDSAIGLSVMAAIGRERFADFLSGFHIVDEHFKTAPLESNAPALLGLIELWYSNFFGAQSRAVLPYANDMARFAAYLQQLTMESNGKSVRADGTPVTTDTGEIYWGEPGTNGQHAFYQLLHQGTRLIPADFIGFSQPLDDLPDADGKGSMHDLLMSNFFAQTQVLAFGKTAEEIAAEGTPADVVPHKVMPGNRPTTSILATRLTPSVLGQLIALYEHQVFTEGVVWGIDSFDQWGVELGKTQAKELLPVISEEASPDKQSDSSTDALVRRYRAERGRSA, from the coding sequence ATGACCTCCGTCCAACAGATTCCTGACATCACAGCCACCGAGGCATGGCATGCCCTGCGCAGGCATCACGACGAGATCAAAGACACCCACCTGCGCCAGCTGTTCGCCGACGATCCGGGCCGTGGACGCGAGTTCACTGTCACTGTCGGCGATCTATACATCGACTACAGCAAACACCGCATCACCCGCGAGACGCTCACACTGCTGACCGACCTGGCGAGGGCGGCCAACCTGGAACAGCGTCGCGACGAGATGTTCGCCGGTAAGCACATCAACACCTCGGAGGACCGCGCGGTGCTGCACACCGCGCTGCGGCTGCCGCGAGATGCCGGGCTAGTCGTCGACGGGCAGAACGTCGTGGAGGACGTCCACGCGGTGCTGGACAGGATGGGTGATTTCACCGATCGTCTACGCAGCGGCGAATGGACCGGGGCCACCGGAAAACGGATCAGCACCGTGATCAACATCGGAATCGGCGGTTCGGACCTGGGTCCCGTGATGGTGTATCAGGCACTGCGCCACTACGTCGACGCCGGCATCTCGGCGCGGTTCGTCTCGAACGTCGATCCCGCCGACTTGACCGCGAAACTGGCCGACTTGGACCCTGCCACAACGCTTTTCATCGTCTCGTCCAAGACATTCTCGACTCTGGAGACACTCACCAACGCGACTGCGGCCCGACGTTGGCTGACCGATGCGCTCGGCGACGACGCGGTGGCCAAGCATTTCGTCGCGGTCTCCACCAACAAGGAACGGGTGGCGGATTTCGGCATCGACACCGCCAACATGTTCGGCTTCTGGGATTGGGTCGGCGGCCGCTATTCGGTGGACTCGGCGATCGGGCTGTCGGTGATGGCTGCCATTGGCCGAGAACGGTTTGCGGACTTCCTGTCCGGCTTCCATATCGTCGACGAGCACTTCAAGACCGCGCCGCTAGAGTCCAACGCGCCTGCGCTGCTTGGCCTGATCGAGCTGTGGTACTCCAATTTCTTTGGCGCACAATCACGAGCGGTGCTGCCCTACGCCAACGACATGGCGCGCTTCGCCGCCTACCTGCAACAGCTGACCATGGAATCCAACGGCAAGTCGGTGCGCGCCGACGGCACACCCGTCACCACGGACACCGGTGAAATCTATTGGGGCGAGCCGGGAACCAACGGCCAGCACGCCTTCTACCAGTTGCTCCATCAGGGCACTCGGCTGATACCGGCCGATTTCATCGGCTTTTCGCAGCCGCTCGACGACCTGCCGGACGCAGACGGCAAGGGCAGCATGCACGACCTGCTGATGAGCAACTTCTTCGCCCAGACCCAAGTGCTGGCGTTCGGCAAGACCGCGGAGGAGATCGCCGCCGAGGGCACGCCCGCAGACGTGGTGCCGCACAAGGTGATGCCGGGCAACCGGCCCACCACGTCGATTCTGGCGACCCGGCTAACCCCGTCGGTGCTGGGGCAGCTGATCGCGCTCTACGAGCACCAGGTGTTCACCGAGGGTGTGGTGTGGGGCATCGACTCGTTCGACCAGTGGGGTGTGGAGCTGGGCAAGACGCAGGCCAAGGAGCTGCTCCCGGTGATCAGCGAGGAGGCCTCACCGGACAAGCAGTCCGACAGCTCCACCGACGCGCTGGTACGCCGCTACCGCGCCGAAAGGGGCCGCAGCGCCTAG
- a CDS encoding SDR family oxidoreductase, translating to MTRQKILITGASSGLGAGMARQFAAKGRDLALCARRTDRLDELKDELTQQYPGITVAVAELDVNDHEQVPKVFAELSDTLGGLDRIIVNAGIGKGAPLGSGKLWANKATIETNLVAGLVQIETALEMFKQAGSGHLVLISSVLGAKGVPGVKAAYAASKAGIRSLGESLRAEYRSGPIKVSVIEPGYIESEMTAKSASTLFMVDNQTGVNALVGAIEREPGRAAVPWWPWAPMVQLMRVLPPPLMKYFA from the coding sequence GTGACTCGACAGAAGATCCTCATCACCGGCGCCAGCTCGGGGCTCGGCGCCGGAATGGCGCGGCAATTCGCCGCCAAAGGCCGCGACCTGGCGCTATGCGCTCGTCGCACCGACCGGCTCGACGAGCTGAAAGACGAACTGACACAACAATATCCGGGTATCACGGTGGCAGTCGCCGAGTTGGATGTCAACGACCACGAGCAGGTGCCGAAAGTGTTCGCCGAACTTTCCGACACGCTCGGCGGACTCGACCGGATCATCGTCAACGCCGGCATCGGCAAGGGCGCGCCGTTGGGTTCGGGCAAGCTGTGGGCCAACAAAGCGACGATCGAAACCAACCTGGTGGCGGGCTTGGTGCAGATCGAAACCGCGCTGGAAATGTTCAAGCAGGCCGGGTCGGGGCATTTGGTGCTGATCTCCTCCGTGCTCGGCGCCAAGGGGGTGCCGGGCGTCAAGGCGGCGTATGCCGCCAGCAAAGCCGGTATCCGGTCGCTGGGAGAATCGCTGCGCGCCGAATACCGCAGCGGCCCGATCAAGGTGTCGGTGATCGAGCCCGGCTACATCGAGTCGGAGATGACCGCGAAATCCGCATCGACGCTGTTCATGGTAGACAACCAAACCGGTGTCAACGCGTTGGTGGGCGCCATCGAGCGTGAGCCGGGCCGCGCCGCGGTGCCGTGGTGGCCCTGGGCGCCGATGGTCCAGTTGATGAGGGTATTGCCTCCGCCGCTGATGAAATACTTCGCGTAA
- a CDS encoding zinc finger domain-containing protein produces the protein MPGIAALGPDALEVSPDQLAGLLAGESGRIKTVLTDQKVIAGIGNAYSDEILHVAQISPFATAAKLSRDQVVALHDAMMSVLTDAVTRSVGQQAATLKGEKRSGLRVHARTGLPCPVCGDTVREVSFADKSFQYCPTCQTGGKVLADRRMSRLLK, from the coding sequence GTGCCGGGCATCGCGGCGCTGGGTCCCGATGCGCTGGAGGTCAGCCCCGACCAGCTGGCTGGTCTTTTGGCCGGGGAGAGCGGGCGGATCAAGACGGTGCTGACCGACCAGAAGGTGATCGCCGGTATCGGCAACGCCTACAGCGACGAAATCCTGCACGTCGCTCAGATTTCGCCGTTCGCCACCGCCGCGAAACTGTCGCGCGACCAGGTCGTTGCGCTGCACGACGCGATGATGTCCGTGCTCACTGACGCTGTCACTCGCTCGGTCGGTCAACAGGCCGCCACGTTGAAGGGCGAAAAGCGCTCCGGACTGCGGGTGCACGCCCGCACCGGTCTGCCCTGCCCGGTCTGCGGCGACACCGTGCGCGAGGTGTCGTTCGCCGACAAGTCGTTCCAGTACTGCCCGACCTGCCAGACCGGCGGCAAGGTGCTGGCCGACCGGCGGATGTCACGGCTGCTCAAGTAG
- a CDS encoding phage holin family protein, which produces MGPFLLRAAFTGFALWVVTLFVPGISFVGGDNRLERVGIIFVVAVIFGLVNAFIKPIVQILSIPLYILTLGLFHVVINALMLWITAWITRHTTHWGLHIDHFWWTAIWAAIVLSIVSWLLSLAARDVSRARR; this is translated from the coding sequence ATGGGCCCTTTTCTCCTCCGTGCCGCCTTCACCGGATTCGCGCTGTGGGTGGTCACGCTGTTTGTCCCTGGCATCAGCTTTGTCGGCGGCGACAACCGGTTGGAGAGGGTCGGCATCATCTTCGTGGTCGCGGTGATCTTTGGTCTGGTCAACGCTTTCATCAAACCGATCGTGCAAATCCTGTCGATCCCGCTCTACATCCTCACGCTGGGCCTGTTTCACGTGGTGATCAACGCGTTGATGTTGTGGATCACGGCCTGGATCACCCGCCACACGACTCATTGGGGCCTGCATATCGACCACTTCTGGTGGACCGCGATTTGGGCTGCGATCGTGTTGTCGATCGTGAGCTGGCTGTTGTCGCTGGCGGCACGCGACGTCAGCCGCGCCCGCAGGTGA